In the genome of Olsenella profusa DSM 13989, one region contains:
- a CDS encoding T7SS effector LXG polymorphic toxin — protein sequence MASVSSRLGEQLGRLSEAATALSNLGDFEGATADSVKSYWGEAHVSAIAAICQAADDLATRYASYMEGYDGDSIDGARDARLCQDTIEASAGDMEGTDPDVRENAVGVAQAISDVADIISLTVPSTDALVDALSAAAKGARGLSETVAQFESDHARDALGADDMIGAASGLVSDLRASYGAGGVSYSSARLAGSQAFADAARAYDASQDYTSANAQATDDAYRRLSERQRQRHEEAVRAAAAEARRKRAEIDRNNGLSLALLGAAAVVATVATGGVAAFAVAGAACVAFGASDMAEGMEEERLAAEGDPWGTAANPLRDLFGDRYRDVYDALKGASALVAGVGLLAAGGGLTAGGVASMLGGQAVVGGAVVPAVRQGFGGGLDGEVAVSRMNLALSALALLGTAVGVARGVEVKGGAGSAEGSLPEGFDQVDVEVKIMDLPEGTWNKEVHSALERGNIVDRAKGNNTGHNFPVIDYFDKDTGNVVSFKSLDTGAKSYQGYGGLYSKLKAYIDKVALYDGDNKHVLPDGGQITPDMVKGRELDVVLPDRPLSQDQVRALNDAKLYADEHDVRLTLTVGR from the coding sequence GTGGCGAGCGTGTCGTCGCGGCTCGGCGAGCAGCTCGGCAGGCTGTCCGAGGCCGCCACCGCGCTCTCCAACCTCGGGGACTTCGAGGGGGCGACCGCCGACAGCGTCAAGTCCTACTGGGGCGAGGCGCACGTCAGCGCCATCGCCGCCATCTGCCAGGCCGCGGACGACCTGGCGACGAGGTACGCCTCGTACATGGAGGGCTACGACGGCGACTCCATAGACGGGGCGCGCGACGCCAGGCTCTGCCAGGACACGATCGAGGCGTCGGCCGGCGACATGGAGGGCACCGACCCGGACGTGCGGGAGAACGCCGTGGGGGTGGCGCAGGCCATCTCGGACGTCGCGGACATCATCTCGCTCACGGTGCCCTCCACCGACGCGCTGGTTGACGCCCTCTCCGCCGCGGCGAAGGGCGCGCGCGGCCTCTCGGAGACGGTCGCCCAGTTCGAGTCGGACCACGCGCGGGACGCCCTCGGCGCCGACGACATGATCGGGGCCGCCTCCGGGCTCGTGTCCGACCTCCGGGCCAGCTACGGTGCCGGCGGGGTCAGCTACTCGAGCGCGAGGCTCGCCGGCAGCCAGGCGTTCGCGGACGCCGCCAGGGCATACGACGCGTCCCAGGACTACACGTCGGCCAACGCCCAGGCGACGGACGACGCCTACCGGCGCCTCTCGGAGCGCCAGCGGCAGCGCCACGAGGAGGCCGTGCGGGCGGCGGCCGCGGAGGCGCGGAGGAAGAGGGCCGAGATCGACCGCAACAACGGCCTCAGCCTCGCGCTGCTCGGGGCGGCCGCGGTGGTCGCCACCGTCGCCACGGGCGGGGTCGCGGCCTTCGCGGTCGCCGGCGCGGCGTGCGTGGCGTTCGGCGCCTCGGACATGGCCGAGGGCATGGAGGAGGAGAGGCTCGCGGCGGAGGGCGACCCTTGGGGCACGGCGGCCAACCCCCTGCGCGACCTGTTCGGCGACAGGTACCGCGACGTCTACGACGCCCTGAAGGGCGCGAGCGCGCTCGTCGCCGGGGTGGGCCTCCTCGCCGCCGGAGGGGGCCTCACCGCCGGCGGCGTCGCCTCCATGCTCGGCGGCCAGGCGGTGGTGGGCGGCGCCGTCGTCCCGGCGGTCCGGCAGGGATTCGGCGGCGGCCTCGACGGCGAGGTGGCCGTCTCCAGGATGAACCTCGCCCTGTCCGCCCTCGCCCTGCTCGGCACCGCCGTCGGCGTCGCCCGCGGCGTAGAGGTCAAGGGCGGGGCTGGGAGCGCCGAGGGGAGTCTGCCCGAAGGCTTCGATCAGGTCGATGTGGAGGTCAAGATTATGGATCTTCCAGAAGGGACCTGGAATAAGGAGGTGCACTCTGCACTTGAGCGCGGGAATATTGTTGACAGGGCGAAGGGGAACAACACGGGGCACAACTTCCCGGTGATCGACTACTTCGACAAGGATACTGGCAACGTGGTTAGTTTCAAGAGCCTTGACACGGGAGCGAAGTCATACCAGGGATACGGCGGCCTGTACTCGAAGCTCAAGGCATACATAGACAAGGTCGCGTTGTATGATGGTGACAACAAACATGTATTGCCGGATGGTGGACAGATTACTCCCGACATGGTGAAGGGTCGTGAACTGGATGTCGTCCTGCCGGACAGGCCGCTGAGCCAGGACCAGGTCCGCGCCCTGAACGACGCGAAGCTCTATGCCGACGAGCATGACGTGAGGCTCACCCTGACGGTCGGGAGGTAG
- a CDS encoding DUF4176 domain-containing protein — translation MSMVRIGWLPLGPIVMLRGERLPRMVVARMVGDAREGVPHEYAGCLYPLGDVDDEHRRCFDGDDVESVAFLGYKGAAEVDFERRMDAAMADRKGRGPEEGCR, via the coding sequence ATGAGTATGGTAAGGATCGGCTGGCTTCCGCTGGGCCCCATTGTGATGCTCAGGGGTGAGCGGCTCCCGCGGATGGTGGTGGCCAGGATGGTCGGGGACGCACGGGAGGGCGTCCCCCATGAGTACGCGGGCTGCCTCTACCCGCTGGGTGACGTGGACGACGAGCACCGCCGGTGCTTCGACGGGGACGACGTGGAGTCGGTCGCCTTCCTGGGCTACAAGGGCGCCGCGGAGGTTGACTTCGAGAGGCGCATGGACGCCGCCATGGCCGACCGCAAGGGGAGAGGGCCGGAAGAGGGGTGCCGCTAA
- a CDS encoding PoNe immunity protein domain-containing protein, with amino-acid sequence MVRDWNRDEAYFDHFIEGREGLAREVEGKLERGEVREDRVASVSGGLVKNLLELALASYSRGDPMPEVARRGRLALDEFSRWGLALSLADLWLVSLAALVHDGPAEMARLRGALRDRDAHDWAFDLLLGDDPASIAGEPERHYHRLRAVFDAPEAERPAEMARRLSRWYSSKRSYYWWGFHRKVDRCLYFGYWALEYAALARRLRVDDSALEGRRYYPYELAHWLDGGGGE; translated from the coding sequence ATGGTCAGGGACTGGAACAGGGACGAGGCGTACTTCGACCACTTCATCGAGGGCAGGGAGGGGCTCGCGCGGGAGGTGGAGGGCAAGCTCGAGCGCGGCGAGGTCCGCGAGGACCGCGTCGCGTCGGTGAGCGGAGGGCTCGTGAAGAACCTCCTCGAGCTGGCGCTCGCCAGCTACTCGCGGGGCGACCCCATGCCCGAGGTGGCCCGCCGCGGCCGCCTCGCGCTCGACGAGTTCTCGCGCTGGGGGCTCGCCCTCAGCCTCGCCGACCTCTGGCTGGTCTCCCTGGCCGCCCTCGTCCACGACGGGCCGGCCGAGATGGCCCGCCTGAGGGGCGCCCTCCGGGACCGGGACGCGCACGACTGGGCGTTCGACCTCCTGCTGGGCGACGACCCCGCCTCCATAGCCGGCGAGCCCGAGAGGCACTACCACCGCCTTCGCGCCGTCTTCGACGCCCCGGAGGCCGAGCGGCCCGCCGAGATGGCCAGGCGCCTCTCGCGCTGGTACAGCTCCAAGAGGAGCTACTACTGGTGGGGCTTCCACAGGAAGGTGGACCGCTGCCTCTACTTCGGCTACTGGGCGCTGGAGTACGCCGCGCTGGCACGGCGCCTGCGCGTCGACGACTCGGCGCTCGAGGGGAGGAGGTACTACCCCTACGAGCTGGCGCACTGGCTGGACGGCGGAGGGGGGGAGTAG
- a CDS encoding WG repeat-containing protein: MDRRTSSGRRAGFCAGDLWGVTGVARDTLWRGAMGGSPVAAGAAGPSACSRDEGADPGALPKGYWGLVDSSGGWALGPRFGDLSSPRGGLCLASRTFVGRPVGLEAYGVAEAASGAWVVPPRWQDVRTAGLAGDAFAARDARSGLWGVAGWDGGWLAEPFLPDGPNEGDGLPIRPFDTASGLAGAHDAATGLWGLIDASGAWVVGPRFAHASTGGSSGLAAAHDAGSGLWGLVDASGSWVAPPAFSQLEPPGASGLAAAQDPSTGAWGYAGPSGGWAMAPSFHLVEASPASGLVAVQRDGDSRWGGWGFVRPDGSWAVEPRFTDARGFDAEGTRGVASEGGGYGLVDPSGEWVSEARLFSVRPCGDGGLAAARTDPELP; encoded by the coding sequence ATGGACAGGCGGACTAGCTCCGGCCGGCGGGCCGGCTTCTGTGCCGGGGACCTCTGGGGGGTGACGGGAGTGGCACGGGACACGTTGTGGCGGGGGGCGATGGGCGGGTCCCCCGTGGCCGCCGGTGCGGCGGGCCCCTCCGCCTGCTCGCGGGACGAGGGGGCCGACCCGGGCGCCCTGCCGAAGGGCTACTGGGGCCTCGTCGACTCCTCCGGGGGGTGGGCGCTCGGCCCCCGGTTCGGGGACCTCTCCTCCCCGCGCGGCGGGCTCTGCCTCGCCTCGCGCACGTTCGTCGGCAGGCCGGTGGGCCTCGAGGCCTACGGCGTCGCCGAGGCCGCGTCGGGCGCGTGGGTGGTGCCGCCGAGGTGGCAGGACGTCCGCACCGCCGGCCTCGCGGGCGACGCGTTCGCCGCCAGGGACGCCCGCTCGGGGCTCTGGGGCGTCGCCGGCTGGGACGGGGGGTGGCTGGCCGAGCCGTTCCTGCCCGACGGGCCGAACGAGGGGGACGGCCTGCCCATCCGCCCGTTCGACACCGCCTCCGGCCTGGCCGGCGCCCACGACGCGGCGACGGGCCTCTGGGGCCTCATCGACGCGTCGGGCGCATGGGTCGTGGGGCCGCGCTTCGCCCACGCCTCCACGGGGGGCTCCTCCGGCCTGGCCGCCGCCCACGACGCCGGGAGCGGCCTCTGGGGCCTCGTGGACGCGTCGGGCTCCTGGGTCGCGCCCCCGGCGTTCTCCCAGCTCGAGCCCCCCGGCGCCTCCGGCCTGGCCGCCGCGCAGGACCCCTCGACGGGCGCGTGGGGCTACGCGGGCCCCTCCGGCGGCTGGGCGATGGCCCCCTCCTTCCACCTGGTGGAGGCCAGCCCCGCCTCGGGGCTGGTCGCCGTGCAGCGGGACGGCGACAGCCGGTGGGGGGGCTGGGGGTTCGTCCGCCCCGACGGCTCCTGGGCGGTCGAGCCGCGCTTCACCGACGCGCGCGGCTTCGACGCCGAGGGGACGCGCGGCGTCGCGAGCGAGGGGGGCGGCTACGGGCTCGTCGACCCGTCGGGGGAGTGGGTCTCGGAAGCGAGGCTCTTCTCCGTCCGCCCGTGCGGGGACGGCGGCCTCGCGGCGGCGCGGACCGACCCGGAGTTGCCATGA
- a CDS encoding WG repeat-containing protein, which produces MTGGPRGRRRLTRRAALGAAAGVAAAALPALAGCPALPGAMPEGSVPGRWGLVDSSGSWAVAPMFRGLGSPWGGRCFVSVSLGGYYHVASTDAMADEGDAYVVWHTWGQIPAGARPSDVAFAAGSGLAWGIVSPDGTWATDERAFRAPSPFESPVGPFDSSSGLAAARDAATGLWGLVDASGSWAVAPGLSRALSGGSSGLAAARDAASGLWGLVAADGSWSAAPAFLALDPPAASGLAGALDPATRLWGLVDASGSWAVPPSFAALGREPASPLCPALDPATGLWGHVAADGSWAVAPAFPEVTGFDPSGSRALAADGDAGLGVIDASGSWVSAARFPDACPFGDGGLAAARWDGGGRA; this is translated from the coding sequence ATGACGGGGGGCCCACGCGGGCGTCGCCGCCTGACCCGCAGGGCGGCGCTCGGCGCCGCGGCGGGCGTCGCCGCGGCCGCCCTGCCCGCGCTCGCGGGGTGCCCCGCCCTCCCCGGCGCCATGCCCGAGGGCTCCGTCCCCGGGCGCTGGGGGCTCGTGGACTCCTCGGGCTCGTGGGCGGTCGCCCCGATGTTCCGCGGGCTCGGCTCGCCCTGGGGCGGGCGCTGCTTCGTGAGCGTCTCGCTGGGTGGTTATTATCACGTCGCCTCCACGGACGCGATGGCCGACGAGGGGGACGCCTACGTGGTCTGGCACACCTGGGGGCAGATCCCCGCCGGCGCGCGGCCGTCCGACGTGGCCTTCGCCGCGGGGTCCGGCCTCGCCTGGGGCATCGTCTCCCCCGACGGCACGTGGGCCACCGACGAGAGGGCCTTCAGGGCCCCCTCCCCCTTCGAGTCGCCCGTGGGCCCCTTCGACTCGTCCTCCGGCCTGGCCGCCGCCCGCGACGCCGCCACGGGCCTCTGGGGCCTCGTGGACGCCTCCGGCTCCTGGGCCGTGGCGCCCGGCCTCTCCCGCGCCCTGTCCGGGGGCTCCTCCGGCCTGGCCGCCGCCCGCGACGCCGCGAGCGGGCTCTGGGGCCTCGTCGCGGCCGACGGGTCCTGGTCGGCCGCCCCGGCGTTCCTCGCGCTCGACCCCCCGGCGGCCTCCGGCCTGGCCGGCGCCCTCGACCCCGCCACGCGCCTCTGGGGCCTCGTGGACGCCTCCGGCTCCTGGGCCGTGCCCCCGTCCTTCGCCGCCCTCGGCAGGGAGCCCGCCTCCCCGCTCTGCCCGGCCCTCGACCCCGCCACGGGGCTCTGGGGCCACGTCGCTGCCGACGGCTCCTGGGCCGTCGCCCCCGCCTTCCCGGAGGTCACGGGCTTCGACCCCTCGGGCTCGCGCGCCCTCGCCGCCGACGGCGACGCCGGCCTCGGCGTCATCGACGCGTCCGGCTCGTGGGTCTCCGCCGCCCGCTTCCCGGACGCGTGCCCCTTCGGCGACGGCGGCCTCGCCGCCGCGAGGTGGGACGGTGGCGGCCGTGCGTGA
- a CDS encoding Abi family protein encodes MDWPERWLSAKRLAPYLAACGDDIETALDLHEWDLRLGQVLLGDVAHFEVALRNAYARVLRNDVGDGWLFDATSPVRRPIVRNSKAKKPRDVNLVNRRAIDDAIGRAHDGTSPDQVITGLTLGFWVHLTDRSRERDLWIPHLYKAWPAGVDRSALNNALLAINKVRNRVAHSERLFDPKRPELSPLSADADAVRLLRQLYPEAAERLYGSGGETPVELFVSEYPAPAAVSL; translated from the coding sequence TTGGATTGGCCCGAGCGTTGGCTGTCCGCCAAACGTCTCGCGCCATACCTCGCCGCCTGTGGGGACGACATCGAGACGGCGCTTGACTTGCACGAGTGGGACCTGCGGTTGGGCCAGGTGCTCTTGGGCGACGTTGCGCATTTCGAGGTCGCGCTGCGCAACGCCTACGCTCGTGTGCTCCGAAATGACGTGGGCGACGGGTGGCTTTTCGACGCCACGTCCCCGGTGCGAAGGCCCATCGTGCGCAACAGCAAGGCCAAGAAACCGAGGGACGTAAACCTCGTCAATCGCCGCGCGATTGACGACGCCATCGGAAGGGCACACGACGGGACGAGCCCCGACCAAGTGATCACGGGCCTCACATTAGGTTTCTGGGTTCATCTGACGGACAGGAGCCGCGAGCGCGACCTGTGGATTCCCCACCTGTACAAGGCCTGGCCCGCCGGTGTCGACCGCAGCGCGCTCAACAACGCCCTCCTGGCCATCAACAAGGTCCGCAACCGCGTGGCGCACAGCGAGAGGCTCTTCGACCCGAAGCGACCGGAGCTCTCGCCCCTTTCGGCGGATGCGGATGCCGTGCGGCTGCTGCGGCAGCTGTACCCCGAGGCTGCCGAACGGCTCTATGGCAGCGGTGGGGAGACGCCCGTCGAGCTTTTCGTCAGCGAGTACCCGGCTCCTGCCGCCGTGTCGCTGTGA
- a CDS encoding DDE-type integrase/transposase/recombinase, translating into MEARWAAGADGDGEERPWVRVSRLGAPGKRGARRGGSAGHSSYQGEASEAPDNLLRDGRGRRHLRAGRPNGPWIADVTELRIPAGKAYPSPIIDCFGGMLMSWAMSASPDAGMANTSLLGACAQLKGGGRPKGHADRGCHYRWPGWIEARNDYGIVRSMPGEGCGPDNARAEGSSGGSR; encoded by the coding sequence ATGGAGGCTCGTTGGGCTGCTGGCGCCGATGGGGATGGCGAAGAGCGGCCATGGGTACGCGTCAGCCGCCTTGGAGCGCCCGGAAAGCGCGGGGCGCGGCGAGGAGGGAGCGCCGGCCACAGCTCCTACCAGGGGGAGGCATCCGAGGCCCCGGACAACCTACTGCGCGACGGGCGCGGCAGGCGCCACCTCAGGGCCGGGAGGCCGAACGGGCCCTGGATCGCCGACGTCACGGAGCTCCGCATCCCTGCCGGAAAGGCGTACCCCTCGCCGATAATCGACTGCTTCGGCGGCATGCTGATGAGCTGGGCGATGTCCGCCTCGCCGGACGCCGGGATGGCGAACACGTCGCTTCTGGGCGCATGCGCCCAGCTCAAGGGGGGCGGGCGTCCCAAGGGGCACGCCGACCGCGGGTGCCACTACCGCTGGCCGGGGTGGATCGAGGCCCGCAACGACTACGGCATCGTGAGGTCGATGCCGGGGGAGGGGTGCGGCCCGGACAACGCAAGGGCGGAGGGCTCTTCGGGGGGCTCAAGATAG
- a CDS encoding WG repeat-containing protein, with amino-acid sequence MDTQATTRRAPLGGRPLTRRGLLLGSAAAALALAGCGGGPDPDRPWEAEPRDTAGLWGYVDASGGWAIAPRWGRAGGFQDGAALVAWVGDDLLDRYVGVTDASGRLAFEPLRAHDVGGEGGGMFFSCGLVSVAHSSWRYMDRHGSFLGDGDGRGDGRFYYAGPFNPPDAFMGRPYALASADGDRWGVLGADGGWLLRPAYEGRRLQGAGADARAALLPAGSGPSMDSGDVLWGYIAPDGSWAVEPALAAARPFVGLLAPARDASGGLWGALAPDGSWAVAPAYAAAHAHGPDAGTLLAQDPSSGLWGLAGAGGWAAAPSWSEARRLAGGGLLARDASGGLWGVAADDGSWAVSPRWQDVGGRSEGEYAGTAAEEEGGRTPARDPSSGLWGLADAATGEWALAPTFRSAPWFVGPDSLGAQEGGPDSPCGVADASTGEWSVTPGFRSIGRFADNGLAPAQSDG; translated from the coding sequence ATGGACACGCAGGCAACGACACGCCGCGCCCCCCTCGGGGGCCGCCCCCTCACCCGCCGGGGCCTCCTGCTCGGCTCGGCCGCGGCCGCGCTCGCCCTGGCGGGCTGCGGCGGGGGGCCGGACCCGGACAGGCCCTGGGAGGCGGAGCCAAGGGACACCGCCGGGCTCTGGGGCTACGTGGACGCCTCGGGCGGGTGGGCCATCGCACCGCGCTGGGGGCGCGCGGGCGGGTTCCAGGACGGCGCCGCCCTCGTCGCCTGGGTGGGCGACGATCTCCTGGACAGGTACGTGGGCGTCACTGACGCGTCGGGGCGGCTGGCGTTCGAGCCCCTGCGCGCCCACGACGTCGGCGGGGAGGGCGGGGGGATGTTCTTCAGCTGCGGGCTGGTGTCCGTGGCGCACAGCAGCTGGCGCTACATGGACCGGCACGGCTCCTTCCTCGGCGACGGCGACGGCCGCGGCGACGGGAGGTTCTACTACGCGGGGCCCTTCAACCCCCCGGACGCCTTCATGGGCCGTCCCTACGCCCTGGCGTCCGCCGACGGGGACCGCTGGGGCGTCCTCGGGGCGGACGGCGGGTGGCTGCTGCGGCCGGCGTACGAGGGCCGCCGCCTGCAAGGGGCCGGGGCCGACGCCCGCGCGGCGCTGCTGCCCGCCGGCAGCGGCCCCTCGATGGACTCCGGCGACGTCCTGTGGGGCTACATCGCCCCGGACGGCTCCTGGGCCGTCGAGCCCGCCCTCGCCGCCGCCCGGCCCTTCGTCGGGCTGCTCGCCCCCGCGCGCGACGCGTCGGGCGGCCTGTGGGGCGCGCTGGCGCCGGACGGCTCCTGGGCGGTGGCCCCCGCGTACGCCGCCGCGCACGCCCATGGGCCGGACGCGGGGACGCTGCTGGCCCAGGACCCCTCCTCGGGCCTCTGGGGCCTCGCGGGCGCCGGCGGCTGGGCGGCCGCCCCCTCGTGGTCGGAGGCCAGGCGCCTCGCCGGGGGCGGGCTCCTGGCCCGGGACGCGTCGGGCGGCCTGTGGGGCGTCGCCGCCGACGACGGGTCGTGGGCCGTCTCGCCCCGATGGCAGGACGTCGGGGGCCGCTCGGAGGGCGAGTACGCCGGCACCGCGGCCGAGGAGGAGGGCGGGCGCACCCCCGCGCGGGACCCCTCCTCGGGCCTCTGGGGCCTCGCGGACGCCGCCACGGGCGAGTGGGCGCTCGCGCCGACGTTCCGGTCGGCCCCCTGGTTCGTGGGCCCGGACAGCCTGGGCGCCCAGGAGGGCGGCCCCGACTCGCCCTGCGGCGTCGCGGACGCCTCCACGGGGGAGTGGTCCGTCACGCCGGGGTTCCGGTCCATCGGGCGCTTCGCGGACAACGGCCTCGCCCCGGCGCAGAGCGACGGGTAG
- a CDS encoding WG repeat-containing protein: MRALTRRRLLGAAALAGAAALAGCGLPGGAARRPWEGEPESTEGLWGFVDASGEWALPPRWHEARGFEGGLATVQYGDEGSATRDDPPLVGLITEDGEMAFDPIVGDFGCELSQGAFAVDTNWERGTLELAFYGTDGHRVAPAEGGFNNAGPFRPADALFGEPYALARLSAGGWGALSLDGSWLMDPRFGGEVMDRFYDAPNEAGLLVASASSGPGSWGVADASGSWVVGPRYDDMTTFRPGLGGRFAGFEEGGLWGLLAQDCSVVVPAAYEGTVVLGGVVRLADADLYLAEEPGTGLWGTLRGDLSGWEAGPRWSWLVPPSAPSPIPSAGPLFARDGGTGLWGAASPGDGSWLVAPRWGDSPKALAGLGPGLVAASDPEGGLWGVADAATGEWAAEPAFGALWDLGPGLAAAQGPGGGPWGLVDASGSWAVGPAFGELRSPGDDGLVPARSAG; this comes from the coding sequence ATGCGCGCACTGACGAGGAGGAGGCTCCTGGGGGCGGCGGCGCTGGCCGGCGCGGCGGCGCTCGCCGGCTGCGGGCTGCCCGGGGGCGCCGCCCGGCGCCCCTGGGAGGGGGAGCCCGAGTCCACGGAGGGGCTCTGGGGCTTCGTGGACGCCTCGGGAGAGTGGGCCCTGCCCCCGCGCTGGCACGAGGCGCGCGGGTTCGAGGGCGGCCTCGCGACGGTCCAGTACGGCGACGAGGGCTCCGCCACCAGGGACGACCCGCCCCTGGTGGGACTCATCACGGAGGACGGGGAGATGGCGTTCGACCCCATCGTCGGCGACTTCGGCTGCGAGCTCTCCCAGGGCGCCTTCGCGGTCGACACGAACTGGGAGAGGGGCACGCTGGAGCTCGCCTTCTACGGGACGGACGGGCACAGGGTGGCCCCCGCGGAGGGGGGCTTCAATAACGCGGGCCCCTTCCGCCCGGCCGACGCCCTGTTCGGGGAGCCCTACGCCCTCGCCCGCCTGTCGGCCGGCGGCTGGGGCGCGCTCTCGCTGGACGGCTCGTGGCTCATGGACCCGAGGTTCGGGGGTGAGGTCATGGACCGGTTCTACGACGCGCCGAACGAGGCGGGCCTCCTGGTCGCCTCCGCCTCCAGCGGCCCCGGGTCCTGGGGCGTCGCCGACGCGTCCGGCTCGTGGGTCGTGGGGCCCCGCTACGACGACATGACGACCTTCAGGCCGGGCCTCGGCGGGCGGTTCGCTGGCTTCGAGGAGGGCGGGCTCTGGGGCCTGCTCGCGCAGGACTGCTCGGTGGTGGTCCCGGCGGCCTACGAGGGCACGGTGGTCCTCGGGGGCGTGGTCCGCCTCGCCGACGCCGACCTCTACCTCGCCGAGGAACCCGGCACCGGCCTGTGGGGCACACTCCGGGGCGACCTCTCCGGCTGGGAGGCGGGTCCGAGGTGGTCGTGGCTCGTCCCCCCCTCCGCGCCCTCCCCCATCCCCTCCGCCGGCCCCCTGTTCGCCCGGGACGGCGGCACGGGCCTCTGGGGGGCCGCGTCGCCGGGGGACGGCTCGTGGCTGGTGGCGCCCCGGTGGGGCGACTCGCCCAAGGCCCTCGCCGGCCTCGGCCCCGGCCTGGTCGCCGCCTCCGACCCCGAGGGCGGCCTGTGGGGCGTGGCCGACGCCGCGACGGGGGAGTGGGCGGCCGAGCCCGCCTTCGGCGCGCTGTGGGACCTCGGCCCGGGCCTCGCCGCTGCCCAGGGGCCGGGCGGCGGCCCCTGGGGCCTCGTGGACGCCTCCGGCTCGTGGGCCGTGGGGCCCGCGTTCGGGGAGCTCCGCTCCCCGGGCGACGACGGGCTCGTGCCCGCGCGCAGCGCGGGCTGA
- a CDS encoding DUF6572 domain-containing protein yields the protein MALSDANVVDGLAVDGDGTLVMLISDGMGWGDEGEHLRLLGEKISGYAVLVSSGRWRGAVGADAARVTSFRIELRMEEPFGPRCDELLDSAARQIGALEPPVSLSVSAPGL from the coding sequence ATGGCGCTCTCTGACGCGAACGTGGTGGACGGGCTCGCCGTGGACGGCGACGGCACGCTCGTCATGCTCATCTCCGACGGCATGGGCTGGGGGGACGAGGGGGAGCACCTCAGGCTGCTGGGGGAGAAGATCAGCGGCTACGCCGTCCTCGTGTCGTCCGGCCGGTGGCGCGGGGCGGTCGGGGCCGACGCGGCCCGCGTGACGTCCTTCCGCATAGAGCTCAGGATGGAGGAGCCGTTCGGGCCGAGGTGCGACGAGCTGCTCGACTCCGCCGCGCGCCAGATCGGCGCGCTCGAGCCCCCGGTCTCCCTCTCGGTCTCGGCCCCGGGGCTGTAG
- a CDS encoding FtsK/SpoIIIE domain-containing protein, whose protein sequence is MWEASGLLAGPWRSPLWGLGAAGFFQDVIGWAGARWERADASRSLAAPFGVDSRGMPAVLDPHEAFDGPHGLVAGTTGSGKSELLVSWILSTCVAFPPEQASFVLVDYKCVLSSQAFGLGLRWESWTVLVWAARPRSLRYCIGLL, encoded by the coding sequence ATGTGGGAGGCGTCAGGGCTCCTGGCAGGTCCATGGCGCTCTCCTCTGTGGGGGCTCGGTGCGGCGGGCTTCTTCCAGGATGTCATAGGGTGGGCTGGGGCCCGCTGGGAGCGGGCCGACGCCTCCAGGAGCCTGGCGGCCCCCTTCGGCGTGGACTCGCGCGGCATGCCCGCGGTGCTGGACCCCCACGAGGCCTTCGACGGCCCCCACGGGCTGGTGGCCGGCACCACCGGCTCGGGCAAGAGCGAGCTGCTCGTGAGCTGGATCCTCTCCACCTGCGTGGCCTTCCCGCCCGAGCAGGCCTCCTTCGTGCTGGTGGACTACAAGTGTGTTTTGTCAAGCCAGGCTTTCGGCCTGGGACTGCGGTGGGAATCCTGGACCGTTTTGGTCTGGGCCGCCAGGCCCAGATCCCTCCGATACTGCATCGGGCTCCTGTAG